The Candidatus Manganitrophus noduliformans genome includes a window with the following:
- a CDS encoding polysaccharide deacetylase family protein, with translation MRSLLKRKLQRGIKWMVRLFYPFYLLIDFFRRREEVRILMYHKVSNLPPEREVPYCNVPVASFEAQMRFLAKSELEVVALDDLGGRLEGGSFGRGRKKVVITFDDGFQDNYLYAAPILRRHRLPATFFVITGAIGRNAPFDHLQWDESSLADHAAHPEPWLPMTWGMLGGLKEQGHAIGSHTRSHRSLAGLTRSEVLDEVAQSKKELESGLQTAITLFSYPFGSAVYGDLNEGTEEALKEAGYRFACTTKWGANLAGENGYRLKRIPVYDHDTLFDFKCKVVGAADWVGWLKDGWQKRFRRDDKTEFIPTVREEGREISINTERSS, from the coding sequence ATGCGGTCTCTTCTTAAGCGAAAATTGCAGCGGGGGATCAAGTGGATGGTCCGCCTCTTTTATCCCTTCTATCTTCTGATCGATTTTTTCAGGAGACGAGAAGAGGTCCGGATCTTGATGTACCACAAGGTCTCCAACTTGCCGCCGGAGCGGGAGGTTCCCTATTGCAATGTCCCGGTCGCCTCCTTCGAGGCGCAGATGCGTTTTCTGGCGAAGAGCGAGTTGGAGGTGGTCGCATTGGACGATCTCGGGGGCCGGCTGGAAGGAGGGTCTTTCGGAAGGGGACGGAAAAAAGTGGTGATCACCTTTGATGACGGTTTTCAGGATAACTATCTTTATGCCGCGCCGATTTTGAGGCGGCATCGGTTGCCGGCGACCTTCTTCGTGATCACCGGGGCGATCGGACGCAATGCCCCTTTCGATCACCTTCAATGGGATGAATCATCGTTGGCCGATCATGCGGCGCACCCGGAGCCGTGGCTCCCGATGACCTGGGGGATGCTCGGCGGGTTGAAAGAGCAGGGCCATGCGATCGGATCCCATACCCGGTCCCACCGCTCACTTGCCGGGCTGACCCGGAGCGAGGTTTTGGACGAAGTCGCCCAGTCGAAGAAAGAGTTGGAGTCGGGCCTGCAGACGGCGATCACTCTCTTTTCTTATCCTTTTGGTTCCGCAGTCTATGGCGATTTGAATGAGGGGACGGAAGAGGCATTGAAAGAGGCGGGATACCGCTTTGCCTGCACGACCAAATGGGGGGCCAACCTGGCTGGGGAGAACGGCTATCGGCTCAAGCGAATTCCGGTTTATGACCATGACACCCTCTTCGATTTCAAGTGCAAGGTGGTCGGCGCGGCCGATTGGGTCGGATGGTTGAAGGATGGCTGGCAGAAGAGATTCCGGCGGGACGATAAAACCGAGTTCATCCCGACGGTCCGAGAAGAGGGAAGAGAGATTTCCATCAACACGGAGAGATCGTCATGA
- a CDS encoding acyltransferase — protein MGLQQLALKIRKREGTFYKGLYQLAIRVRHLACPVFVPLHRFLYYERLSRKSAWHYLRRVFYWEPLFKSICREVGPRFRLVSGIPWVEGYLDIRIGADVTLNGITTLAGATVWEKPALEIGDDSYIGYQVTITVGPRVRIGRHVLIADRVSLIGYDGHPQDPVERRNHRPAPREDGRPIVIEDNAWICSNATILKGVTVGEGAIVAAHAVVTSDVPSYAVVAGNPARVVKQLSSAVRSEA, from the coding sequence ATGGGTTTACAACAGCTGGCATTGAAAATCAGGAAGAGGGAGGGGACCTTCTACAAGGGGCTCTATCAACTCGCGATCCGGGTCCGGCATTTGGCTTGTCCGGTGTTTGTCCCTTTGCACCGGTTCCTCTATTATGAACGGCTCTCAAGGAAATCGGCGTGGCATTATCTCCGGCGGGTCTTCTATTGGGAGCCGCTCTTCAAGAGCATCTGTCGAGAGGTCGGACCGCGGTTCCGGCTGGTCAGCGGCATCCCCTGGGTGGAGGGATATCTCGATATCCGGATCGGGGCGGATGTGACGCTCAACGGCATCACGACGCTCGCCGGGGCGACCGTGTGGGAAAAGCCGGCCCTGGAGATCGGCGATGATTCTTACATCGGTTATCAGGTGACGATCACCGTCGGCCCGCGGGTTCGGATCGGGCGGCATGTCTTGATCGCCGACCGTGTCAGCTTGATCGGATATGACGGCCATCCGCAAGATCCGGTCGAGCGGAGAAACCACCGGCCCGCGCCGAGGGAGGATGGACGGCCGATTGTCATCGAGGACAATGCCTGGATCTGCTCGAACGCGACGATATTAAAAGGGGTCACCGTCGGCGAGGGGGCGATCGTCGCCGCGCACGCGGTCGTCACGTCCGATGTCCCTTCCTACGCCGTGGTGGCCGGGAATCCGGCGCGCGTGGTGAAACAGCTCTCAAGCGCCGTGAGGAGTGAGGCGTGA
- a CDS encoding phosphotransferase, protein MRRKESKRQAPIIYASPTPDVSRFLKGKTNGDSLARLRAMVFREQQTRWGAFGFSPEWSFTLAPIEAEGENAAKYLATFFSKDEKPQRKVFLKQYHHPQIDSAMVENEFCGIQITHQALQPTDRFRAPQPYSCRLDEKILFMEYCPSVSLKKVLFRPLRFSRLLLLGRERERLLEYMIEAGRLLSHFQRVPLNHHPAGERETAEGIVLRYEKQLLRHLGICRKGGFPEDLIRRIQSAVFHRLESQSFPPIVLQHSDFAPWNLMVGDRHLYLTDFQNFTPGFASFDLAFFYCALDLLYRYRTVDGALLSRMQSVLVDAYLNGHEEAGFLELKQPLPLFEAFRLMHMTYFAQSIFCIPAGSYYQSLYAVPFRRFLIEWFHQHLEDEGSAAMSVRCRKES, encoded by the coding sequence GTGAGGCGTAAGGAGTCAAAGCGCCAAGCGCCGATCATTTACGCCTCCCCCACGCCGGACGTCTCACGGTTTTTAAAGGGCAAGACGAACGGGGATTCCCTCGCGCGTCTACGCGCGATGGTTTTCCGGGAGCAACAGACCCGATGGGGGGCGTTCGGTTTCTCGCCCGAGTGGTCGTTCACCCTCGCGCCGATCGAGGCCGAGGGAGAAAACGCCGCCAAATATCTTGCAACCTTTTTCTCAAAAGATGAAAAACCGCAGCGGAAGGTGTTTCTGAAGCAGTATCACCATCCGCAGATCGACAGCGCCATGGTGGAGAATGAATTTTGCGGGATTCAGATCACACACCAGGCGCTTCAGCCGACCGACCGGTTCCGCGCCCCCCAGCCTTACAGCTGCCGGCTCGACGAGAAGATCCTTTTTATGGAGTATTGTCCCTCCGTCAGCCTGAAAAAAGTGCTTTTCCGGCCGCTTCGTTTTTCGCGCCTGTTGCTTTTGGGCAGGGAGCGTGAGAGACTGCTCGAATATATGATTGAAGCGGGCCGACTCCTGTCGCACTTTCAGCGCGTTCCGCTCAATCACCACCCGGCGGGCGAGAGGGAAACGGCGGAGGGAATCGTACTGCGTTATGAAAAACAGCTCTTGCGTCATCTCGGCATCTGCCGGAAAGGGGGTTTCCCGGAGGATCTGATCCGGCGGATCCAATCTGCCGTGTTCCATCGGCTTGAAAGCCAATCCTTTCCACCGATCGTTTTACAACATTCCGATTTCGCCCCCTGGAATCTGATGGTGGGGGATCGGCATCTTTATTTGACCGATTTTCAAAACTTCACCCCCGGTTTTGCCTCCTTTGATCTGGCGTTCTTCTACTGTGCCCTCGACCTCCTCTACCGTTATCGAACCGTGGACGGGGCGCTTTTGTCCCGGATGCAGTCGGTTTTAGTCGATGCTTATCTCAATGGTCATGAAGAAGCCGGTTTTCTGGAGTTGAAGCAGCCCCTCCCCTTGTTTGAGGCTTTTCGATTGATGCACATGACCTACTTTGCGCAATCTATCTTTTGTATTCCCGCGGGCTCCTATTATCAATCACTCTATGCCGTTCCCTTCCGCCGCTTCTTGATCGAGTGGTTTCACCAGCACCTTGAGGATGAAGGGAGCGCCGCAATGTCGGTACGATGCCGGAAAGAATCTTAA
- a CDS encoding GAF domain-containing protein, with product MPERILIIDDEPHLVITLEEILRQEGYEVDSARTGKEALEKLRHAPYDVAIIDHHLPDGTGLSLQSEIEKIQPTPATVLLTGYASIETAIEALRRGVSDYLFKPAHPEELKRSVRQALERKKISEAVTLQRKMELLYQVGRSITGETESDAFLKNLVEKLSEVLALPRCLLFLLTEEREALVLNASNVPVEREVRIPVRRGVIYDLLHEGKEVVIDDAQKDRRLPSLLKKLHLRSMLIVPILLRGNLLGVLSVDSGEAPHRFTESEVKLVRFIADQAAVGIENIRFCQRERDKAKEFGLLAEIATTGTELHEERAILNLAIEKAVSLMRVDAGTVFLIDPERWIPTLSVSRGPSLAPTGRPKPLSPRGLEGMIALSQKPWAIPNIGSEKKLPPSERGRLKGWASYLGVPLVYKGTTRGILSIATRQPRSFVPREIALMNSIAHQVALTIENVRLYKLNRAHQEELRQLSLKVLSTQEDERRRISRELHDAMGQGLLALKLHLEILADQIPPEMASQREEIGEAHAIATQTIEEIRRLVADLRPLKLDDLGLVPTLRGLIKDFSRKFKIRTTLKRVKLYRRLPSDMETMIYRIVQEALTNVAKHARATQVSIWLERIEEQVRVRVIDNGVGFDATTLARRRARRFGLVGIQERVDLMGGVFQILSCRGRGTELRVELPFEPAVQRPEWLPPPSGPELRREPISTKATKRPLSIRRPRRLPPH from the coding sequence ATGCCGGAAAGAATCTTAATCATCGATGATGAACCGCACCTCGTCATTACGCTCGAGGAGATTCTGCGGCAGGAAGGGTATGAGGTCGACTCCGCGAGGACCGGCAAAGAGGCACTGGAGAAGCTGCGCCACGCGCCCTATGACGTCGCCATCATCGATCATCATCTCCCGGATGGAACCGGACTCTCGCTCCAGAGCGAAATTGAAAAGATCCAGCCCACTCCCGCCACGGTCCTGCTGACCGGCTACGCTTCGATCGAGACCGCCATCGAGGCGCTTCGACGCGGGGTGAGCGATTATCTTTTCAAACCGGCCCATCCGGAGGAGTTGAAGCGGTCGGTCCGGCAGGCGCTGGAGCGGAAGAAGATCTCGGAGGCGGTGACGCTTCAAAGAAAAATGGAGCTGCTTTATCAGGTCGGCCGCTCCATTACCGGAGAGACCGAGTCCGACGCCTTCCTGAAAAATCTGGTTGAAAAACTTTCGGAGGTGCTGGCCCTTCCCCGCTGTCTGCTCTTTCTTTTGACCGAGGAGCGGGAGGCCTTGGTGCTCAACGCTTCAAATGTTCCGGTGGAGCGGGAGGTCCGCATTCCGGTCCGCAGAGGGGTGATCTACGACCTTCTTCATGAGGGGAAAGAGGTCGTCATCGACGATGCACAGAAGGATCGACGGCTTCCTTCTTTATTGAAAAAGTTGCATCTCCGCTCGATGCTGATTGTTCCGATTCTTCTTCGGGGGAACTTGCTCGGTGTCCTTTCGGTCGATTCGGGCGAAGCCCCTCACCGTTTTACCGAATCGGAGGTCAAGCTCGTCCGCTTTATCGCCGATCAGGCGGCGGTCGGCATTGAGAATATACGATTCTGCCAGCGTGAGCGGGACAAAGCGAAAGAGTTCGGTCTCCTGGCGGAGATTGCGACGACGGGGACGGAATTGCACGAGGAGAGAGCGATCCTGAATCTGGCGATTGAGAAGGCCGTTTCGCTGATGCGGGTGGATGCCGGGACCGTTTTTCTGATCGATCCGGAGCGTTGGATCCCGACCCTTTCGGTTTCGCGCGGGCCGTCGTTGGCGCCGACCGGGAGGCCGAAGCCGCTCTCCCCGCGGGGGCTGGAAGGGATGATCGCGCTTTCTCAAAAACCGTGGGCGATTCCGAATATCGGATCGGAGAAGAAGCTCCCGCCGTCGGAGCGGGGAAGGCTGAAAGGATGGGCCTCCTATCTCGGCGTCCCGTTGGTCTATAAGGGAACGACGCGGGGAATTCTCTCGATCGCGACCCGGCAGCCGCGCAGCTTCGTTCCGCGCGAGATCGCGTTGATGAACTCGATCGCGCACCAGGTGGCGCTGACGATCGAGAATGTGCGTCTCTACAAGTTGAACCGGGCGCATCAAGAGGAGCTGCGGCAGCTCTCGCTGAAGGTCCTCTCGACGCAGGAGGACGAGCGGAGGCGGATCTCGCGGGAGCTGCACGATGCGATGGGGCAGGGCCTGCTGGCGCTCAAACTTCACCTGGAGATCCTGGCCGACCAGATCCCTCCGGAGATGGCGAGCCAGCGGGAGGAGATCGGGGAGGCCCACGCCATTGCAACCCAGACGATTGAGGAGATCAGAAGGCTGGTCGCCGATCTGAGGCCGCTCAAGCTGGACGATCTCGGACTGGTCCCCACGCTGCGGGGGCTGATCAAAGACTTTTCCAGGAAGTTTAAGATCCGGACCACGTTGAAGCGGGTGAAGCTATATCGGCGGCTTCCCTCCGACATGGAGACGATGATCTACCGGATCGTTCAGGAGGCGCTGACCAATGTCGCCAAACATGCCCGGGCGACGCAGGTCTCGATCTGGCTGGAGCGGATTGAAGAGCAGGTCCGGGTCCGGGTGATCGACAACGGGGTGGGGTTCGATGCGACCACCCTGGCCCGGCGGCGCGCCCGCCGGTTTGGGCTGGTCGGGATTCAGGAGCGGGTCGACTTAATGGGGGGGGTCTTTCAGATCCTCTCTTGCAGAGGGCGGGGGACGGAGTTGCGGGTCGAGCTTCCCTTTGAACCGGCCGTTCAGAGACCGGAGTGGCTGCCTCCCCCCTCCGGCCCGGAGCTTCGAAGGGAGCCGATCTCGACCAAGGCGACAAAGCGCCCTCTCTCGATCCGCAGGCCGCGGCGGCTCCCGCCCCATTGA
- a CDS encoding PHP domain-containing protein produces the protein MPNRFKAALHLHTTYSDGELTLEELKARFQKEGFQCLMMSDHAESMTPEGMERYVAQCRALSDDQFCIVPGLEFAYPFESGSLHLLGYGVSRHRREEEPVEMVNTIHQLGGVAVLAHPYPPLLPQIAPMKGTIDGIELWNTKYNGRIAPALWNYQLLKEVRRLRPEVLGFYGTDFHWKTQYAGLAVWIEADALTPASLLAALRNGKFYAEKEGMRLTPDGSLTSDQKSSFERKERFYRLWRKMVVGARGPFKALRLPIPQRLKAMARKVL, from the coding sequence ATGCCGAACCGGTTTAAGGCCGCCCTTCACCTTCATACTACTTATTCGGATGGGGAGCTGACCCTGGAAGAATTGAAAGCCCGGTTCCAGAAGGAGGGGTTTCAATGCTTGATGATGAGCGATCATGCCGAATCGATGACGCCGGAAGGGATGGAAAGGTATGTTGCTCAATGCCGCGCCCTCTCCGACGATCAATTCTGCATCGTCCCAGGTCTTGAGTTTGCATATCCATTTGAGAGCGGCAGTCTTCACCTGCTCGGTTACGGTGTCAGTCGGCACCGACGCGAGGAGGAACCGGTCGAGATGGTCAACACGATTCATCAACTGGGAGGGGTCGCGGTGTTAGCCCATCCTTATCCGCCGTTGTTGCCTCAAATCGCTCCGATGAAAGGGACGATCGATGGGATCGAGCTCTGGAACACGAAGTACAACGGCCGGATCGCCCCCGCGCTTTGGAATTACCAGCTCTTGAAGGAGGTGAGGAGACTCCGGCCGGAAGTCCTCGGTTTCTACGGCACCGACTTTCATTGGAAGACGCAATACGCCGGGCTGGCGGTCTGGATCGAGGCCGACGCGCTGACCCCGGCATCCCTTTTGGCGGCGCTTCGAAACGGAAAGTTCTATGCGGAAAAAGAGGGGATGCGCCTTACCCCGGACGGCTCCCTCACCTCCGATCAGAAGTCTTCCTTCGAAAGAAAGGAGCGGTTTTATCGGCTCTGGAGAAAGATGGTGGTCGGCGCGCGGGGCCCCTTCAAGGCCCTTCGTCTCCCGATCCCGCAGCGGCTCAAGGCGATGGCAAGGAAAGTGCTCTAA
- a CDS encoding ATP-grasp domain-containing protein produces MKVFVTDGAQNHALAVARSLGAKGVEVVVGESSVLSKGGFSRYCRQRRVYPSPAESVGGFLSWMVEEMKKGEYDFLLPMTEGCLLPISANRDRFLPYVRLPLPSHEAIFQACNKADTLALAQQEGVPIPQTWFVEELTELPALAKTIPYPVVIKPKWSSFWKGDRMMSGGGAAYAFGPEELVEKFRRVHQEIPFPLIQSFVPGRGYGLYALFEEGRPRVLFAHERLRDVRPTGSGSALRRSIPPDPLLTKHAVSLLKALKWHGVAMVEFKWERERSEPVLMEINGRFWNSLPLAIAAGVDFPWLLLQMAQGKPFDDFPAYQTDLLCRWFLGDCRHLFSVLRGAPPGWPVPFPGRGKTLLDFLKSHRRGIVSDTFRWEDPMPGLIEWLYFAFTKAPGYFRSSKRRLAKHAEPV; encoded by the coding sequence ATGAAGGTATTTGTGACCGACGGCGCACAGAACCATGCCTTGGCGGTGGCCCGCTCGCTGGGAGCCAAAGGGGTCGAGGTGGTGGTCGGGGAGTCTTCCGTGCTTTCCAAGGGGGGATTCTCCCGCTATTGCCGGCAGCGTCGGGTCTATCCCTCCCCGGCGGAGAGTGTCGGCGGCTTTCTCTCCTGGATGGTCGAGGAGATGAAAAAAGGGGAGTATGATTTCCTCCTGCCGATGACGGAGGGATGCCTGCTGCCGATCTCGGCGAATCGGGATCGTTTTCTTCCTTATGTCCGTCTTCCGCTCCCCTCGCATGAAGCGATCTTTCAGGCCTGCAACAAAGCAGACACCCTCGCCCTCGCGCAGCAGGAGGGGGTTCCGATTCCGCAGACCTGGTTCGTGGAGGAGCTGACGGAGCTGCCGGCGCTTGCGAAAACGATTCCCTATCCGGTCGTGATCAAGCCGAAGTGGTCTTCCTTTTGGAAGGGAGACCGGATGATGTCGGGAGGAGGGGCGGCGTATGCCTTCGGGCCGGAGGAGTTGGTGGAGAAGTTCCGGCGCGTCCATCAAGAAATTCCGTTCCCGTTGATCCAGTCGTTTGTTCCCGGAAGAGGATACGGGCTTTACGCCCTCTTCGAGGAGGGACGGCCGCGGGTCTTGTTCGCCCATGAGCGGCTGCGGGATGTCCGGCCGACCGGCTCGGGGAGCGCCTTGCGGCGGAGCATCCCCCCCGATCCGCTGTTGACGAAGCATGCCGTATCGCTCCTCAAAGCGCTGAAGTGGCACGGGGTGGCAATGGTCGAATTCAAGTGGGAGCGGGAGCGCTCCGAGCCGGTTCTCATGGAAATCAACGGGCGTTTCTGGAACTCCCTTCCGCTGGCGATCGCCGCGGGGGTCGACTTCCCCTGGCTGTTGTTGCAGATGGCCCAAGGAAAGCCGTTCGACGATTTTCCGGCGTATCAAACCGACCTCCTCTGCCGGTGGTTTCTCGGCGACTGCCGCCATCTCTTCTCCGTTTTGCGCGGGGCGCCGCCGGGATGGCCAGTCCCTTTTCCGGGGCGGGGGAAGACTCTTTTAGACTTTTTAAAATCACACCGGCGGGGGATCGTCTCCGACACCTTCCGATGGGAAGATCCGATGCCGGGATTGATCGAGTGGCTCTATTTTGCTTTCACGAAAGCGCCCGGATATTTTCGAAGCTCCAAGAGGAGGCTCGCCAAACATGCCGAACCGGTTTAA
- a CDS encoding glycosyltransferase — protein MLQGKEIICFANDWDGDPLSKKHIMKRLAQQNRILWVNSIGNRSPKINKKDLGRIFRKANQFFQGVREVEKNIYVFSPVMIPFYHSMAFRKANQLLLAAMIRRQLKRLGFSKPITWTFAPSSADVVGRLGESQVIYHCVDEFSAFSDAPQTAIQKMEETLLKKSDVVIVSASTLQESKRRWNPNTHLVRHGVEYDHFRKALDPATAIPPELAALPRPIIGFHGLVADWIDLPLIRKMAIQYPKWSIVLLGSATTDLSQIAGFKNVHLLGKRPYESLPSYCKGFDAAILPFVVNRLTLYANPLKLREYLAAGLPVVSTDLPEVRSLGGDIRIGRSHSGFIEQVADLVQKEGTGPSLARSKSMAQESWDHKVELLSMLIEKGALSREGDHSRASVISPISHLGPIGRIRPMK, from the coding sequence ATGCTTCAGGGAAAAGAGATCATCTGTTTTGCGAACGATTGGGACGGCGATCCATTGAGCAAGAAACATATTATGAAACGGCTGGCGCAGCAGAATCGCATCCTCTGGGTCAACTCGATCGGAAATCGGAGCCCGAAGATCAATAAAAAAGATCTCGGCCGGATTTTCAGGAAGGCGAACCAATTTTTCCAGGGGGTCCGCGAGGTAGAGAAGAATATCTACGTCTTCTCGCCGGTGATGATTCCCTTCTACCATTCGATGGCGTTCCGAAAGGCGAACCAGCTCCTCTTGGCCGCGATGATCCGGCGGCAGTTGAAGCGCCTCGGTTTCTCCAAGCCGATCACCTGGACCTTCGCCCCTTCCTCCGCCGATGTGGTGGGACGGCTCGGCGAATCCCAGGTGATCTATCATTGCGTCGACGAGTTCTCCGCTTTTTCGGATGCGCCTCAAACGGCGATTCAAAAGATGGAGGAGACCCTTCTGAAGAAGTCCGATGTGGTGATCGTTTCGGCGAGCACCCTCCAGGAGAGCAAACGGCGGTGGAATCCGAACACCCACCTCGTTCGCCATGGCGTCGAGTACGATCACTTCAGAAAGGCGCTCGATCCTGCAACGGCCATTCCTCCGGAACTCGCGGCCCTGCCGCGGCCGATCATCGGGTTTCACGGGCTTGTGGCCGACTGGATCGACCTCCCCCTGATCCGGAAGATGGCGATCCAATATCCCAAGTGGTCAATTGTTCTCTTGGGATCGGCCACGACCGACCTCTCGCAGATCGCCGGATTCAAAAATGTCCATCTCCTGGGAAAGCGTCCCTATGAGAGTTTGCCCTCTTACTGCAAGGGATTCGATGCGGCGATTCTCCCCTTTGTGGTGAATCGTCTGACGCTGTATGCGAATCCTCTCAAGCTCCGGGAATATCTGGCGGCCGGCCTGCCGGTGGTCTCGACCGATCTTCCGGAGGTGCGGAGCCTCGGGGGAGACATCCGGATCGGCCGAAGCCACTCCGGTTTCATCGAGCAGGTCGCCGATCTCGTTCAGAAAGAAGGGACGGGTCCTTCTCTTGCGCGTTCCAAGAGCATGGCGCAGGAGAGTTGGGATCACAAGGTGGAGCTTCTCTCGATGCTGATCGAGAAGGGGGCTTTATCCCGGGAGGGAGATCATTCCCGCGCGTCAGTAATAAGTCCTATCAGTCATTTAGGTCCGATCGGTCGTATAAGACCGATGAAGTGA
- a CDS encoding PHP domain-containing protein translates to MDRPSERQIGALHIHSDTSYDAEWPLARCKTVFKAEGYHFLAMTEHAEGLDSERVAAWLDACDRLSDSDCLLLPGFEFSVGRNIHLLGFGIRKLLRGRSIEALIDQIHEAGGVAVLAHPTPAALNLIYPAAEALDGMEIWNTRYHKGSRLPLRLLRALEQLRETRPAFHGFAGIDFHKGTQDRRLSVAVESPRTADGILAALRAGQFTIQRGPVSIPATGSLSLGEQIKFALQTSFSRMESDAVSS, encoded by the coding sequence ATGGACCGGCCGTCTGAACGACAGATCGGGGCGCTTCATATTCACTCGGACACTTCGTATGACGCCGAGTGGCCGCTGGCGCGATGCAAAACGGTCTTCAAAGCGGAGGGGTATCACTTCCTGGCGATGACCGAACATGCGGAGGGGCTCGACTCGGAGCGGGTGGCGGCCTGGCTGGACGCGTGTGATCGCCTCTCCGATTCGGACTGTCTGCTCCTCCCGGGATTCGAGTTCTCGGTCGGACGGAATATCCATCTCCTCGGGTTCGGCATCCGGAAGTTGCTCCGCGGCAGGTCGATCGAAGCGCTGATCGATCAGATCCATGAGGCGGGGGGGGTGGCTGTCTTGGCCCATCCGACCCCGGCGGCGCTCAACCTGATCTATCCCGCGGCCGAAGCGCTCGATGGAATGGAGATTTGGAACACCCGCTATCACAAAGGAAGCCGTCTGCCGCTCCGGTTGTTGCGGGCGCTGGAGCAGCTCCGAGAGACGCGGCCCGCTTTTCACGGCTTTGCCGGGATCGATTTTCACAAAGGGACGCAAGACCGGCGGCTTTCCGTCGCCGTCGAATCGCCCCGAACGGCGGACGGCATTCTGGCGGCCCTGCGGGCCGGACAGTTTACGATCCAACGGGGTCCCGTTTCGATCCCTGCGACCGGGTCGCTCTCGCTGGGAGAGCAGATCAAGTTCGCGCTTCAAACCTCTTTTTCGCGGATGGAATCGGATGCGGTCTCTTCTTAA